A DNA window from Moorella thermoacetica contains the following coding sequences:
- the rplV gene encoding 50S ribosomal protein L22, translating to MEAKAVARYIRISPRRVRQVIDLIRGKGVREAEAILMVTPKRGSRVVAKVLKSAVANAEHNYDLDASNLVVSRAYVDEGPTLKRYQPRAMGRANIRRKRTSHITVVVGEKED from the coding sequence ATGGAAGCTAAAGCAGTGGCCAGATATATCCGGATCTCCCCGCGGCGGGTACGCCAGGTAATTGACCTGATCCGTGGTAAAGGAGTACGGGAAGCGGAAGCTATTTTAATGGTGACTCCCAAAAGGGGAAGCCGGGTTGTGGCCAAAGTTTTGAAATCAGCCGTAGCTAATGCTGAGCATAACTACGACCTGGACGCCAGTAACCTGGTTGTCAGCCGCGCCTATGTGGATGAAGGTCCGACCCTGAAACGTTACCAGCCGCGCGCTATGGGCCGGGCAAATATCCGGCGTAAACGCACCAGCCATATAACCGTAGTGGTCGGGGAAAAGGAGGACTAA
- the rpsQ gene encoding 30S ribosomal protein S17 — protein sequence MERNYRKTRVGSVVSDKMDKTVVVAVEDRVRHPLLNKIIRHTRKFKAHDEKNECRIGDKVRIMETRPLSKEKRWRVVEIMERAR from the coding sequence TTGGAACGGAACTATCGTAAGACCCGGGTTGGCAGTGTAGTCAGCGATAAAATGGATAAAACGGTTGTGGTAGCAGTAGAAGACCGGGTACGCCACCCGTTATTAAATAAAATTATTAGGCACACCAGGAAATTCAAGGCCCATGACGAAAAGAACGAGTGTCGTATCGGCGATAAAGTTAGGATTATGGAAACCCGTCCTTTGAGTAAAGAGAAAAGGTGGCGGGTGGTGGAGATTATGGAAAGAGCCAGGTAA
- the rplN gene encoding 50S ribosomal protein L14, with protein sequence MIQQQTLLKVGDNTGARKLMCIRVLGGSKRRYASVGDVIIASVKEATPGGVVKKGDVVRAVVVRTKKAVKRPDGSYIRFNENAAVIINEQNNPRGTRIFGPVARELREKDFMKIISLAPEVL encoded by the coding sequence ATGATCCAGCAGCAGACGCTTCTCAAAGTCGGCGACAATACCGGCGCGCGCAAGCTAATGTGCATCCGCGTTCTAGGCGGGTCCAAACGGCGTTATGCCAGCGTCGGCGATGTGATAATCGCATCGGTTAAAGAAGCAACGCCAGGGGGCGTGGTTAAAAAGGGCGATGTCGTCCGGGCGGTAGTAGTACGGACCAAAAAGGCTGTCAAACGACCGGACGGTTCCTATATTAGATTCAACGAGAACGCGGCGGTAATTATCAACGAGCAGAACAATCCCAGGGGCACGCGGATTTTTGGACCTGTGGCCCGGGAACTGCGGGAAAAAGATTTTATGAAGATCATTTCCCTGGCCCCGGAAGTTCTCTAA
- the rplD gene encoding 50S ribosomal protein L4 — MPRVALYNIQGQQVGEVDLDDSVFGGEVNEAVLHDAVVMQLASRRRGTAATRGWADVSGGGRKPWRQKGTGRARAGSIRSPLWRGGAVIFGPQPRDYGYRLPKKVRRLALRSALASKVRDGNIIVLDELKMEKPRTKDMAHILKNLNAENKALVVTATREPNVELSARNLPGVRFLTSDGINVYDLLAHDKLVITKDAVARVQEVLA; from the coding sequence ATGCCCAGAGTTGCCTTATATAATATCCAGGGCCAGCAGGTGGGCGAAGTCGATCTTGACGACAGCGTCTTTGGTGGCGAGGTCAATGAAGCCGTCCTTCACGATGCGGTGGTTATGCAACTAGCCAGCAGGCGGCGGGGCACGGCAGCGACCCGCGGCTGGGCCGATGTCAGCGGTGGCGGCCGCAAACCCTGGCGGCAGAAAGGAACCGGCCGGGCTCGCGCCGGCAGCATCCGTTCACCCCTGTGGCGGGGCGGAGCGGTTATTTTTGGGCCTCAGCCCCGGGATTATGGCTATAGGTTGCCCAAGAAAGTACGACGCCTGGCCCTGCGTTCAGCCTTGGCCAGCAAAGTACGTGACGGTAATATCATAGTTCTGGACGAACTTAAAATGGAAAAACCCCGGACCAAGGATATGGCTCATATCTTAAAGAACCTGAACGCGGAAAATAAAGCCCTGGTAGTCACGGCCACCAGGGAGCCCAACGTTGAATTGTCAGCTCGCAACCTCCCTGGAGTCAGGTTTTTAACCTCCGACGGCATAAACGTTTACGACCTGCTCGCCCATGATAAACTGGTCATTACTAAAGACGCGGTGGCCAGGGTACAGGAGGTGCTGGCCTGA
- the rpsS gene encoding 30S ribosomal protein S19: MGRSLKKGPYCDAKLLKKIIDMNEKGEKRVIKTWSRRSTIFPEMVGHTIAVHDGRKHVPIYITEDMVGHKLGEFAPTRVFRGHGAHTERSTALK; encoded by the coding sequence ATGGGCCGGTCCCTGAAAAAAGGGCCGTACTGCGATGCAAAGCTCCTGAAAAAGATAATTGACATGAACGAGAAAGGCGAGAAACGGGTTATCAAGACCTGGTCCCGCCGGTCGACGATTTTTCCCGAAATGGTGGGCCATACAATAGCCGTCCATGACGGGCGCAAACACGTACCGATTTATATCACCGAAGATATGGTCGGCCACAAGCTGGGTGAATTTGCTCCCACCCGTGTGTTCCGGGGGCATGGCGCCCATACGGAGCGCTCTACGGCGCTGAAGTAA
- the rplP gene encoding 50S ribosomal protein L16 yields MLMPKRVKYRKPHRPGTQGKATRGNEVTFGDYGLQALEPAWITSRQIEASRIAMTRYIKRGGKVWIKIFPDTPITAKPAETRMGSGKGAPEYWVAVVKPGRILFEMAGVSEEVAREAMCLAAHKLPIKTKFIKRTGLGGDANEG; encoded by the coding sequence ATGTTAATGCCCAAAAGAGTAAAGTATCGTAAGCCTCACCGGCCAGGAACCCAGGGCAAGGCCACCCGGGGCAACGAAGTAACCTTTGGCGATTATGGCTTGCAGGCCCTTGAACCGGCTTGGATTACCAGTCGCCAGATTGAGGCTTCCCGTATTGCCATGACACGTTATATCAAACGTGGTGGCAAGGTATGGATCAAGATCTTTCCCGATACCCCTATCACCGCCAAACCGGCAGAAACCCGTATGGGTAGCGGTAAAGGGGCTCCTGAATACTGGGTGGCAGTAGTCAAACCCGGGCGGATACTCTTTGAAATGGCCGGCGTTTCTGAAGAAGTAGCCCGTGAAGCCATGTGCCTGGCGGCCCATAAGCTACCCATCAAAACTAAATTCATCAAACGTACGGGACTGGGTGGTGACGCCAATGAAGGCTAA
- the rplW gene encoding 50S ribosomal protein L23 translates to MRTPEEIIIRPLVTEKSTGLMADNKYTFLVDPGANKIEIKHAIEKLFNVKVLKVNTLMERGKLRRVGRFQGRQSDRKKAIVTLRPGDKIQVFEGLE, encoded by the coding sequence ATGCGGACTCCTGAAGAAATTATTATCCGGCCCCTGGTAACGGAGAAATCTACCGGCTTAATGGCCGATAACAAATACACCTTTCTGGTCGATCCTGGTGCCAATAAGATCGAAATCAAGCATGCCATTGAAAAACTCTTCAACGTGAAGGTTTTAAAGGTCAATACCCTGATGGAAAGAGGTAAGTTGCGCCGGGTCGGCCGTTTCCAGGGCCGCCAGTCTGACCGGAAAAAAGCCATTGTTACCTTGAGACCGGGTGATAAGATCCAGGTCTTCGAAGGGCTGGAGTAG
- the rplX gene encoding 50S ribosomal protein L24 — MATPRVHVKKGDTVMVITGKDAGKKGKVLSVEPARGRVVVEGVNIVKRHTRPTQKMPQGGIIEKEAPVASSNVMLFCNKCNRPTRIGHQILADGTKTRVCKKCGEVID, encoded by the coding sequence TTGGCCACACCCAGGGTGCACGTTAAAAAAGGTGATACCGTCATGGTAATCACCGGCAAAGATGCCGGTAAAAAGGGTAAAGTCCTGAGTGTCGAGCCCGCCAGGGGGCGGGTTGTGGTGGAGGGAGTCAATATCGTTAAGCGGCATACCCGCCCGACCCAGAAAATGCCCCAGGGGGGTATTATAGAAAAAGAGGCCCCGGTAGCCAGCAGCAATGTCATGCTGTTTTGCAATAAATGCAACCGTCCCACCAGGATTGGTCACCAGATCCTGGCTGACGGTACGAAAACCCGGGTCTGTAAAAAGTGCGGCGAAGTCATTGATTAA
- a CDS encoding type Z 30S ribosomal protein S14 translates to MAKKSLRVKQARPQKFKVRAYNRCLRCGRPHGYMRKFGLCRICFRELAYKGELPGIVKASW, encoded by the coding sequence ATGGCCAAGAAATCTTTGCGCGTTAAACAAGCTCGACCCCAGAAATTTAAAGTACGCGCTTATAACCGCTGCCTGCGCTGCGGGCGTCCCCACGGTTATATGCGGAAGTTTGGCCTGTGCCGGATCTGTTTCCGGGAACTAGCATACAAAGGAGAACTTCCCGGCATCGTTAAAGCCAGCTGGTAA
- the rpsC gene encoding 30S ribosomal protein S3 codes for MGQKVHPKGLRLGIIRDWDSRWYAGKEYKTLLHEDLKIREFIKKRLYQAGIASVEIERAANRIKVIVNTAKPGIVIGRGGAEVEALRKDLERLTGKQVNLNIAEIKKPELNAQLVAENVAAQLEKRIAFRRAMKQAVGRAMRLGAQGIKIACGGRLAGAEIARTEWYSEGKVPLHTLRADIDYGFAEANTTYGKIGVKVWIYKGEVLPERARVREGGSK; via the coding sequence GTGGGCCAAAAAGTGCACCCCAAGGGGTTACGCCTGGGGATAATCCGCGATTGGGACTCCCGCTGGTACGCTGGCAAAGAATATAAAACTCTCCTCCACGAGGACCTCAAAATTCGCGAGTTCATTAAAAAGCGTCTTTACCAGGCGGGTATTGCCAGTGTGGAAATTGAACGGGCGGCCAATCGCATTAAAGTAATTGTAAATACTGCAAAACCGGGGATTGTTATCGGCCGGGGTGGCGCCGAAGTTGAAGCTCTCCGCAAAGACCTGGAACGGTTAACCGGCAAGCAGGTAAATCTAAATATCGCTGAGATCAAAAAACCGGAACTCAATGCCCAGCTGGTAGCCGAGAATGTCGCTGCCCAATTAGAAAAGCGCATTGCCTTCCGGCGGGCCATGAAACAGGCCGTAGGCCGGGCCATGCGCCTGGGCGCTCAGGGCATCAAGATTGCCTGCGGTGGCCGCCTGGCCGGAGCTGAGATCGCCCGGACGGAATGGTATAGTGAGGGTAAAGTTCCCCTCCATACCCTCCGGGCTGATATTGACTACGGCTTTGCCGAGGCCAATACAACCTATGGTAAAATTGGCGTTAAGGTTTGGATATATAAAGGTGAAGTCCTGCCCGAGCGGGCACGGGTTCGGGAAGGGGGCAGTAAATAA
- the rplE gene encoding 50S ribosomal protein L5: MARLKEKYLQEIRKALQAKFGYKNIMEIPKLEKIVINMGVSEATQNPKAIDNAVQDLMTITGQKPVVTKAKKSIAAFKLRQGTSIGCKVTLRGDRMYEFLDRLINVALPRVRDFHGVSPNSFDGRGNYTLGIREQLIFPEIEYDKIDKVRGMDIVMVTTAKSDEEARELLRGFGMPFREH; the protein is encoded by the coding sequence GTGGCCAGATTGAAAGAAAAGTACCTTCAAGAGATTCGTAAAGCCTTACAGGCAAAATTTGGCTATAAAAATATAATGGAGATACCCAAACTGGAGAAGATCGTAATCAATATGGGCGTAAGCGAGGCCACGCAGAACCCCAAGGCTATCGATAATGCCGTTCAGGATCTCATGACCATAACCGGCCAGAAGCCTGTCGTCACCAAGGCCAAAAAATCCATTGCTGCCTTCAAACTGCGCCAGGGGACCAGTATTGGCTGCAAGGTTACCTTGCGGGGCGACCGCATGTATGAGTTCCTGGACCGCTTGATCAACGTGGCTCTGCCCCGGGTAAGGGATTTCCACGGTGTATCTCCCAATTCCTTTGATGGCCGGGGAAATTATACCCTGGGCATTAGAGAACAATTGATCTTCCCCGAGATCGAATACGATAAAATTGACAAGGTCCGGGGCATGGATATAGTCATGGTAACGACGGCAAAGAGTGATGAAGAAGCCCGAGAGCTCTTACGTGGCTTCGGTATGCCCTTCCGGGAGCATTGA
- the rplB gene encoding 50S ribosomal protein L2 yields MAIKKFKPTSPGRRQMTVSTFAEITATEPYKPLVEPLKKTGGRNNQGRLTVRHRGGGHKRLYRVIDFKRDKDGIPGRVATIEYDPNRSANIALINYADGEKRYILAPENLQVGDQVISGPEADIKVGNALPLSQIPVGTMVHNVELKPGKGGQMARSAGAGAQLMAKEGGYALLRLPSGEVRKVQESCRATVGQVGNLDWENINIGKAGRKRWLGIRPTVRGVVMNPVDHPHGGGEGRAPVGRKHPVTPWGKPAMGAKTRKKRKLSDKLIVKPRNK; encoded by the coding sequence ATGGCAATTAAGAAGTTTAAACCTACTTCCCCTGGCAGGCGGCAGATGACGGTTTCCACCTTTGCCGAGATCACTGCAACAGAACCTTATAAACCCCTGGTTGAGCCCTTGAAGAAGACAGGGGGGCGGAATAACCAGGGCCGCCTGACCGTGCGTCACCGGGGCGGGGGTCATAAGCGTCTTTATCGCGTGATTGACTTCAAGCGTGATAAAGATGGCATTCCCGGCCGCGTGGCAACTATAGAATATGATCCCAACCGCTCGGCCAATATTGCCTTAATCAATTACGCCGACGGGGAAAAACGCTACATCCTGGCTCCGGAAAACCTGCAGGTTGGGGACCAGGTAATCAGCGGCCCGGAGGCTGATATTAAGGTAGGCAATGCCTTGCCCCTGAGCCAGATACCCGTTGGCACCATGGTGCATAATGTCGAACTTAAGCCTGGCAAGGGCGGCCAGATGGCCCGTTCGGCCGGCGCCGGGGCCCAGTTAATGGCCAAAGAAGGCGGCTATGCCCTGCTTCGGCTGCCCTCGGGCGAAGTTCGTAAGGTTCAGGAAAGCTGCCGCGCCACCGTGGGGCAAGTTGGCAACCTGGACTGGGAGAATATTAACATTGGTAAAGCCGGGCGCAAACGCTGGTTGGGCATCCGGCCGACGGTTCGCGGTGTGGTAATGAACCCGGTTGACCACCCCCATGGTGGCGGTGAAGGCCGGGCTCCTGTCGGCCGCAAACATCCGGTTACGCCCTGGGGCAAACCGGCCATGGGTGCCAAGACCCGCAAGAAGCGGAAGCTATCCGATAAGTTAATTGTAAAGCCACGGAATAAATAA
- the rpmC gene encoding 50S ribosomal protein L29 — protein sequence MKAKEIRDLTTEELRQKVNELKQELFNLRFQLATNQMDNPMRLKEVRRSIARAKTILRERELKQQRA from the coding sequence ATGAAGGCTAAAGAAATTCGTGATTTGACCACCGAGGAACTCCGGCAGAAGGTAAACGAACTTAAGCAGGAACTCTTTAACCTGCGTTTTCAGCTGGCAACCAACCAGATGGATAATCCCATGCGGCTCAAAGAAGTCCGGCGAAGCATCGCCCGGGCCAAAACTATCCTGCGGGAACGGGAATTAAAACAGCAACGGGCTTAA